The window CGGGCGACGACCCCACGCTGATCGCCAGCGGCCCCACGCTGCCGGACGTGACCACCTGCGCCGACGCGCTGGCGGTGATCGCCAAGTACGGGATCGAGGTGCCGGCAGCGGTGCGCGCCCACCTGGAGAGCGGCGCGGGCGAGACGCCCAAGCCCGGCGATGCGCGTTTCGAGGGCCACCGCAGCGACACGCTGGCCAGCGCGCAGCAGGCGCTGGAAGCGGCCGCGGCGCGCGCGCGCGAACTGGGCCTGGCGGCCCACATCCTGTCGGACTGCATCGAAGGCGAAGCGCGTGACGTGGCGCTGGTGCATGCCGGTCTCGCACGCCAGATCGCGCAGCGCGGCCAGCCGTTCGACAAGCCCTGCGTGCTGCTGTCCGGCGGCGAGACCACGGTCACGGTGCGCGGCAACGGGCGCGGCGGACGCAACGCCGAGTTCCTGCTGGCGCTCGCGGTGGCGCTCGACGGCTTGCCCGGCGTGCATGCCATCGCCTGCGACACCGACGGCATCGACGGCTCGGAGGACAACGCCGGCGCGCTGCTGGGCCCGGACACGCTGGCGCGCGCGGCAGCGCTCGGGCAGTCGGCGCGGGCGCGCCTGGCCGACAACGACGGCTACGGCTTCTTCGCCGCGCTCGGCGACCTGATCGTGACCGGTCCGACGCGCACCAACGTCAACGACTTCCGCGCGATCCTGATCGTCTGAGCGCCTGGCCGCCGGCGCTGGTGCGCCGCGCTCCGCAGAAGATGCGCAGAAGATGCGCAGTAGGTCCGCAGTAGGTCCGCAGCACACGAGGGCCAGGGGGCCCGGCCGCGCGCCGGGCGCTGATGGTTCGCATTGATCGATTTGTTCGAGACGGGGCGCGCGGGCGCTCCGGGGATGGGAGGAGACAGCAAGATGAGACGCCAGCGCAAAGCCAAGATCGTGGCCACCCTCGGTCCGGCCAGCACGGAGATCGCGGTGATCCGGCAGTTGTTCGATGCCGGCGCCGATGTGTTCCGGCTCAACTTCAGCCACGGCAGCCACGAGGATCACCGGCGCCGCTACGACGCGGTGCGCGCGGTAGAGCGCGAGCGCGGCCGGCCCATCGCGGTGCTGGCCGACCTGCAGGGGCCGAAGCTGCGCATCGGCACCTTCGCCGCGGGCAAGGTCGCCTTGCAGGCGGGCGATGCCTTCGTGCTCGACAGCGATCCCACCCCAGGCGATGCCGCGCGCGTGCACCTGCCGCATCCGGAACTGTTCCGCACGGCCAACCCGGGCCAGGCGCTGCTGATCGACGATGGCAAGGTGCAGTTGCGCATCGAGTCGGTCGCGCCCGGCAGCCTCGCCACGCGGGTGGTCAACAGCGGCACCCTGTCGGACCGCAAGGGCGTCAACGTGCCCGATGCGGTGATCCCCATCCCCGCCCTCACGGCCAAGGACCGCAAGGACCTGGAGTTCGCCCTGTCGCTGGGGGTCGACTGGATCGCGCTGTCCTTCGTGCAGCGTCCGGCCGACATCGTCGAGGCGCGTGAGCTGGTGGGCACGCGCGCCGGCGTGCTGGCCAAGATCGAGAAGCCGGCCGCGCTGCAGCAGCTCGAGGAGATCGTGCGCGTGTCCGACGCCATCATGGTGGCGCGCGGCGACCTCGGCGTGGAACTGCCGCCCGAGCGCGTGCCGGGCGTGCAGAAGCGCATCCTGCGCTTGTGCCGGCAGCATGGCAAACCCATCGTGATCGCCACGCAGATGCTGGAGTCGATGATCGAGTCGCCGGTGCCCACGCGCGCCGAGGCCTCGGACGTGGCCAGCGCCATCTATGACGGCGCCGACGCCGTGATGCTGTCGGCCGAGTCGGCCAATGGCCGCCACCCGGTGCCGGCGGTGGCGATGATGGACCGCATCATCGGCGAAGTGGAACGCGATCCGCTCTATCGCAAGCTGCTCGATGCGCAGCACGAGGCACCGCTGGCCACGCGCCAGGACGCCATCTGCGCGGCGCTGCGCGAGGTGTCGCACATCATCGGCGCGGCCGCCACGGTGACCTACACCTCGTCCGGCGCCACCGCGCTGCGTGCCGCGCGCGAACGGCCGTGCGCGCCCATCCTGAGCATCACGCCGCACCGGGAGATCGCGCGGCGCCTGGCGCTGGCCTGGGGCGTGCACTCCACGGTCAGCCCCGACGTGCAGAGCGTCGACGAGATGGTGGATGCGGCCATCCGCGCCGCGGTGGCGGAGGACTTCGCCTGCGCCGGCGACCAGATCACCATCGCCGCCGGCACGCCTTTCGGCCAGGGCGGCACCACCAACCTGCTGCGCGTGGCCGAGATTCCCGGCCAGCCGGCGGCAGGCGTGGCGGACGGCGACGCCGCCGAGACGAGCGGCGCGCACCGCGAGGACCTCGCTACGCTTTGACCCCGTGCGCCGACCGGGCCTGGCGCGGAGACGGCCGCGCCAGGCCCGGCCGGCGCTTTTTTTCCGGCCTTGCCGCATGGCGGCCGGATACTGCCGGTCACACTTTTTTCAAATCGGGACGTGCCATGCCGTTGCTATACTGATCGGCACGCGGCGGCCGCAGAGCCGCCGCGTTCCCCATCAGCATCACGGAGTCATCATGCGTCTTGACGACGAGGCCGAAAGCCAGAACGTGGAAGATCGCCGCGGAGGTGGCGGCGGGTTCGGCGGACCGGGCACCATCGGCATCGGCACCATCATCGTCGCGCTGGCGGCGTCGTATTTCTTCGGCATCGACCCGCGCCTGATCATGCAGGGCGCGCAGGTGATGCAAGGTTCCGGGAACGTACCGCATCAGCAGGCGCCTGCGCACGCACCTGCCAACGACCCGCTCACGGTATTCACGCGCAAGGTGCTGGGCAGTACCGAGCGCACCTGGGAACGCGTGTTCGAGACCGACCTCGGCCGCCGCTACGAGCCGCCCACCCTGGTACTGTTCTCCAACGTCACGCCCACCGCCTGCGGCACCGGCCAGTCGGCGATGGGGCCGTTCTACTGTCCGGGCGACCGCAAGGTCTATATCGACCTGTCGTTCTACAACGAACTGCGCCAGCGCTTCGGCGCCAGCGGCGACTTCGCCCAGGCCTATGTGATCGCGCACGAGGTCGGGCACCATGTGCAGAACCTGCTGGGCGTGTCGGACAAGGTCGACGCCGCGCGCCGGCGCATGGGCGAGGCGCAGGCCAACCAGCTGTCCGTGCGCATGGAGTTGCAGGCCGACTGCCTGGCCGGGGTGTGGGCGGCGAATGCGCAGAAGATCAACCAGAAGCTGATCGAACCCGGCGATTTCGAGGACGGCCTGCGTGCCGCCGCCGCCATCGGCGACGACC of the Cupriavidus malaysiensis genome contains:
- a CDS encoding glycerate kinase type-2 family protein, which gives rise to MFVPASQAALLAPQRAPGLSDPRALLRDLFDTAVAAVSAGHCLPQHLPAPPKGRTVVIGAGKAAAAMAQAVEAHWSGPLSGLVVTRYGHGAPCRRIEVVEAAHPVPDAAGQRAAQRMVELVQELTADDLVLCLISGGGSALLAAPAPGLTLADKQAVNKALLRSGASIAEMNCVRKHLSALKGGRLALQCAPARVHTLLISDIPGDDPTLIASGPTLPDVTTCADALAVIAKYGIEVPAAVRAHLESGAGETPKPGDARFEGHRSDTLASAQQALEAAAARARELGLAAHILSDCIEGEARDVALVHAGLARQIAQRGQPFDKPCVLLSGGETTVTVRGNGRGGRNAEFLLALAVALDGLPGVHAIACDTDGIDGSEDNAGALLGPDTLARAAALGQSARARLADNDGYGFFAALGDLIVTGPTRTNVNDFRAILIV
- the pyk gene encoding pyruvate kinase, which codes for MRRQRKAKIVATLGPASTEIAVIRQLFDAGADVFRLNFSHGSHEDHRRRYDAVRAVERERGRPIAVLADLQGPKLRIGTFAAGKVALQAGDAFVLDSDPTPGDAARVHLPHPELFRTANPGQALLIDDGKVQLRIESVAPGSLATRVVNSGTLSDRKGVNVPDAVIPIPALTAKDRKDLEFALSLGVDWIALSFVQRPADIVEARELVGTRAGVLAKIEKPAALQQLEEIVRVSDAIMVARGDLGVELPPERVPGVQKRILRLCRQHGKPIVIATQMLESMIESPVPTRAEASDVASAIYDGADAVMLSAESANGRHPVPAVAMMDRIIGEVERDPLYRKLLDAQHEAPLATRQDAICAALREVSHIIGAAATVTYTSSGATALRAARERPCAPILSITPHREIARRLALAWGVHSTVSPDVQSVDEMVDAAIRAAVAEDFACAGDQITIAAGTPFGQGGTTNLLRVAEIPGQPAAGVADGDAAETSGAHREDLATL
- a CDS encoding neutral zinc metallopeptidase, whose protein sequence is MRLDDEAESQNVEDRRGGGGGFGGPGTIGIGTIIVALAASYFFGIDPRLIMQGAQVMQGSGNVPHQQAPAHAPANDPLTVFTRKVLGSTERTWERVFETDLGRRYEPPTLVLFSNVTPTACGTGQSAMGPFYCPGDRKVYIDLSFYNELRQRFGASGDFAQAYVIAHEVGHHVQNLLGVSDKVDAARRRMGEAQANQLSVRMELQADCLAGVWAANAQKINQKLIEPGDFEDGLRAAAAIGDDRLQKQAQGYVVPEAFTHGTSEQRVRWLRQGLTTGDMRRCDTFAAKQL